The Polypterus senegalus isolate Bchr_013 chromosome 1, ASM1683550v1, whole genome shotgun sequence genome includes a window with the following:
- the sst1.1 gene encoding somatostatin 1, tandem duplicate 1: MLSCRLQCALALLSVAVAIGSISAAPSDLRLRQLLQRSLASSMGKQELTKYSLAELLAELAQAENEALEPDDMSRAAEQDEARLELERATGVNPALAPRERKAGCKNFFWKTFTSC, from the exons ATGTTGTCCTGTCGTCTCCAATGCGCTCTGGCGCTCCTCTCCGTCGCTGTGGCTATCGGTAGCATTTCAGCAGCACCATCTGACCTGAGACTCCGGCAGCTTCTTCAAAGATCATTAGCTTCCTCGATGGGAAAGCAG GAGCTCACGAAGTACTCGCTGGCCGAGCTACTGGCCGAGCTCGCGCAGGCTGAGAACGAGGCTCTGGAACCCGACGACATGTCGCGAGCTGCCGAGCAGGACGAGGCCCGTCTGGAACTGGAGCGCGCTACGGGCGTGAATCCGGCACTCGCGCCCCGGGAACGCAAAGCGGGCTGCAAGAACTTCTTCTGGAAAACCTTCACGTCCTGCTAA